From Triticum aestivum cultivar Chinese Spring chromosome 7B, IWGSC CS RefSeq v2.1, whole genome shotgun sequence:
ggttcagcacactgagcagtgcattaaggacataagctttctactgttcgcataatcgctactatcaactttcaactatattttctctaggaacatatctaaaacagtagaactaaagcgcgagctacgacataatttgcaaaaggtcttttgactatgttcaggataattaagttcatcttatgaactcccacttagatagacatccctctggtcatctaagtgatcacatgatccgagtcaactaggccgtgtccgatcattacgtgagacggactagtcatcatcggtgaacatcttcatgttgatcgtatctactatacgactcatgctcgacctttcggtctctgtgttccgaggccatgtctgcacatgctaggctcgtcaagttaaccctaagtgttttcgctgtgtaaaactgtcttacacccgttgtatgtgaacgtaagaatccatcacacccgatcatcacgtggtgcttagaagcgacgaactgtagcaacggtgcacagttaggggagaacacttcttgaaattttgtaagggatcatcttatttactaccgtcgtcctaagtaaacaagatgcataaacatgataaacatcacatgcaatcaaatagtgacatgatatggccaatatcattttgctccttttgatcttcatcttcggggctccatgatcatcatcgtcaccggcatgacaccatgatctccatcatcatgatctccatcatcatgtcttcatgaagttgtcacgccaacgactacttctacttctatgactaacgcgtttagcaataaagtaaagtaggttacatggcgttcttcaatgacacgcaggtcatacaataaataaagacaacttctatggctcctgccggttgtcatactcatcgacatgcaagtcgtgaatcctattacaagaacatgatcaatctcatacatcacatatatcattcatcacatccttttggccatatcacatcacatagcataccctgcaaaaacaagttagacgtcctctaattgttgttgcatgttttacgtggctgctatgggtttctagcaagaacgtttcttacctacgcaagaccacaacgtgatatgccaattgctatttacccttcataaggacccttttcatcgaatccgttccgactaaagtgggagagactggcacccgctagccaccttatgcaccaagtgcatgtcaatcggtggaacctgtctcacgtaagagtacgtgtaaggtcggtccgggccgcttcatcccacaataccgtcgaaacaagattggactagtaacggtaagcatattgaacaacatcaacgcccacaactactttgtgttctactcgtgcaaagaatctacgcaatagacctagctcatgatgccactgctggggaacgtagcagaaattcaaaaaatttcctacgtaacaccaagatctatctatggagagaccagcaacgagtagaaagaggagagagtttgcatctacatacccttgtagatcgctaagcggaagcgttcaagtgaacggggttgatggagtcgtactcgtcgtgattcagatcaccgatgatcaagtgccgaacggacggcacctccgcgttcaacacacgtacagcccggtgacgtctcccacaccttgatccagcaaggggagagggagaggttgaggaagactccatccagcagcagcacaacagcgtggtggtggtggaggagcgtggcaatctcgcagggcttcgccaagcaccatgggagaggaggagtagggagagaggtagggctgcgccaagagagatcaaatcgcgtgttatgggcagccccatgcctcaatatatataggggggaagggggctgcgccccctttagggttttcccaccccctaggggcggcgaccagccctagatgggttttggggtgcggccaagagggggggggaggagtccatcctccccaaggcacctcggaggtgccttcccccttgaggactcttccctctagggttccctaggcgcatgggcctcttggggctggtgcccttggcccatgtaggccaaggcgcaccccctacagcccatgtggccccccggggcaggtggccccacccggtgggcccccgggacccttccggtggtcccggtacaataccgatgaccccgaaacttgtcccgatggccgaaacaggacttcctatatataaatctttacctccggaccattccggaactcctcgtgacgtccgggatctcatccgggactcctaacaacattcggttaccacatacaagcttcctttataaccctagcgtcatcgaaccttaagtgtgtagaccctacgggttcgggagacatgcagacatgaccgagatgttctccggtcaataaccaacagcgggatctggatacccatgttggctcccgcatgttccatgatgatctcatcggatgaaccacgatgtcaaggactcaatcgatcccgtatacaattccctttgtctagcggtattttacttgcccgagattcgatcgtcggtataccgataccttgttcaatctcgttactggcaagtcactttactcgttccgtaacacatcatcccgtgatcaactccttggtcacattgcgcatatgatgatgtcctaccgagtgggcccagagatacctctccgtttacacggagtgacaaatcccagtctcgattcgtgccaacccaacagacactttcggagatacctgtaatgcacctttatagccatccagttacgttgtgacgtttggtacacccaaagcattcctacggtatccgggagttgcacaatctcatggtctaaggaaaagatacttgacattggcaaagctctagcaaatgaactacacgatcttttgtgctagtcttaggattgggtcttgtccatcacatcattctcctaatgatgtgatcccgttatcaacgacatccaatgtccatagccaggaaaccatgactatctgttgatcacaacgagctagtcaactagaggctcactagggacatattgtggtctatatgtattcacacgtgtattacgatttccggataatacagttatagcatgaataaaagacaattatcatgaacaaggaaatataataataatacttttattattgcctctagggcatatttccaacaccctttCCTTTACatacttgcaagttgcatgctttactttctgctgctcatatactctttgcatgcttgcttgttatgtattgtgattattaaacttgtgccaaaactccacttaaacttaaagaagttaaaaactgtaacttttggtacttagtgtctaatccccccctctagacacctcttctcgatcctttcaattggtatcagagctttggtctccattgctttggtttaaacaccattggaggaagatggatgagtctactattgggagtcttagacatagagtgcctatacttaaTGGAGAGTAccttcatgagtggaaaaatgagatgcttgtgattttcaatcaatatcatttgaacaagtacattgctagcccttgtgcacctcatgttgatcctatgcatcctactcttgatgagtctattgacatgattcgcaatcttagaactgttgaacttatcactagaggcttccctagaaacttgattggatgtttgcctactcttaagtgtgcctacaccatatggaaatttcttgaggaacactttccaaattattccttgaaaaatctggatgaaattctccataagtctattgccttgagtaagatgaattccagtaatcctatgtttggtgattgtctatttgagcttacaaaccttatgcgtgccaaaggagatgttggaattattagtgatattatttctgaagctattaaattcataaacaagatcattgtcaaactcactctaacgaatcaccctctctaggatttgatccaccacatgacgatgttgaacatggatactatgatgaggatgatgatagtgacttcgatcttgatgatgcaacaagacactttggtcttatggcaaatcttcggggatatatggcaggaggaaatgaatgggttcttgatagtggatgtaccgatcacatgacaggagataaagacatgtttcgtgagcttgctgaaaatgatggtcctcgaaagtatgtcacttttggtgataactcaaagggtaaggtggttggcctcggtaaggtggacatatcacatcatagctccatacaaaatgtcatgctcgttgaatctcttggctacaacttactttcagtatctagacttgctgatttcggtttcaatgtcctatttactaaagtagattgccaagtgtttcatagagataatcataaaatggtctttaccggtgttcgtagaggtgatctatacattgttgatttcactaaaaaggctcaacctagaacttgctttattgctaaatcttctaaagatTGGTTATGGCAtggacgattaggtcatgttggcatgcgaaaccttgacaagcttattaaaggaaatcatatccttggcgttaacgatgtcatatttgataaggatagactttgcagcgcttgacaggcaggtaaacaggttggaggaaggcatcccgtgaagaacatcatgaccacaggaaggccactcgagctacttcacatggatctctttggtctcaacgcctacaaaagtctcgatggaaattcttttggtctagttatagttgatgatttatcaagatttacgtgggtgttctttctcgatgataaatcacaagttcaaaagatcttcaaaaacttcgctaggaaggcccaaaatcaatttgaagtgaagattaagaaggttcgcagcgacaatagaacggagttcaagaatgcaaatgtggacacctttcttgacgaagaagggatttcacatgagttctcggctacgtacacacatcaacaaaatggagttgttgagaggaagaaccagacgctcatcgaaatggcgagaacgatgcttgatgagtacaagacgcgaAGCACTTTTGGGAGCAAgtggttgagacaacttgtcatgcaacaaattgcttgtatcttcacaagctactcggcaagacggcatatgaacttctcactggtaacaaaccccaagttggatactttcgagtattcggctcaaagtgctacattcttgataagcatcatcgttctaaatttgctcctaagtctcatgaaggtttcctacttggttatggctcaaactctcacacataccgtgtctacaacaatttcacccgaaaggttgaagaaacggtagatgtgaagtttgatgaatctaacatctcgcaagtagagcaattgccaattgatgtaggagacaaagatccctcgaaagcaatccaagacttgtctatttgcaagattcgtccaacggaggtgaaggagagtacctcgtccatcgaagtggaagcttctacctcatgacaaggtgaaccaagagtttatatggaagcatccacaagtgggacacaccaagatgaagaaaacgaggaagtgcaccaagacgaacgtcaacatcctccttctccaccacgacaagagaacgacaacgccaacaatgaagaaggccaagaagaagaacaagatgaagaagatgttcaaccaagactcaagcaaaagctttcacgagttcgagcaagaattgctaaagatcatcccattGAGCAAATCTACAAAgatatccaaaccaggagaatcactcgctctaaaactcgtttagctaacttttgtgaacactattcatttatatctagcattgaacctatgaaggttgaagaagcattggaagatccggattggataaacgctatgcatgaagagctacacaactttgagagaaatcaagtttggacattggttgagaaggccgacaacaaccacaacatcatcagtaccaaatgggtgtttcgcaacaagcaagatgaagatggacaagtagttcgcaacaaagcacatctcgtcgcccaaggctacacacaagtcgaaggtatggactatggtgagacttatgctcccgttgctagacttgagtccattcgcatcttacttgcctatgctaatcaccatgatatcaccttgtaccaaatggacattaaaagtgcttttctaaatggtgaaatagaggaggaagtttatgttaaacaacctcctggctttgttaatcctaagaaacctgatcatgtttacaaactgcacaaagctctttatggtcttaaacaagctcctagagcgtggtataaatgcttgaccaagttccttatggaaaaaggctttgaaattggaaaaattgattctactctttttactaaaagggccaatggagaactatttgtatgccaaatttatgttgatgatattatatttggttctactaaccctcagtttagtgaaaagtttggaaagctaatgtcggagaagtttgagatgcctatggtgagtgaactcaaattctttcttggtttgcaaatcaagcaaactaaggaaggtacctttgtctctcaaacgtagtacaccaaggacttattcaagaagttcaatatgcaagaatgcaaaggtatgactacacccattcctactagtggacatctcgatttgaccaaagatggttaaccggtcgatcaaaaggtttatcgctctatgattggttcattgttatatctatgtgcttcacgtcccgatatcatgctaagtgtgtgcatgtgtgcacaatatcaagctgctcctaaagaatgtcatcttaaggccgtgaaaaggaaagtgagatacttaattcatacaccaaattttggcatttggtatcctaagagggcctctttcaatcttgttggctactccgactcggactatgccggtgacaaggttgatagaaagtccacttcgggtacttgtcaatttcttggtagatctcttgtgtcttggtcttccaagaaacaaaactcagtatccttgtccaccgccgaagcggaatacattgccgctggttcatgttgtgctcaattactttggatgacccaaactcttaaagattatgggatatatgtgaaacatgttccattactttgtgacaatggaagtgctatcaagattgctcacaatcccgtgcaacactctcgaactaagcatattgaagtttgtcatcatttcattcgagatcatgttgctaagggtgacattaatcttaagcatgttcgcaccgaaaatcaattagcggatatattcactaaaccacttgatgagaaagtgttttgcaggttaagaggtgaattgaacatcattgatgcttcaaacttggagtaggaactccatttgatacatgcaaggcatgagcctgtgactaatccttgatatttctcttatgatgactatcttatgtcttggatatatttgcaccttgcatgttatctaacccttgtaggtacttggatgaatctaaatctatgagattgcaactcattcacatcttgagcaatctctacatcaccaagtctctacacaatggtggttgaagacaaggaaacaCGAAACCATTAAAACATATCCTTAGACAAATTTATTATTgaacttcatgattgtcattttggatacacatgcaaaaactaacccatgtaggtagatgaactcaaattccaagtggtgctcccaactcttgatgagctacatcaaccttgagcaacccacacaagttcaaggacatgatcacaaacaacaccaccacccaaggtatgttattccatcttagagaagctttactccaagtcatgagtcaaagcaactcgacaagatgtgaatacatcaagatgcttaaacaaaaaatggtaaccccattttgagcttaaacgatgagtatgacctatgatcaagtgatctcacttgactcctaagtcaatatactctaacataggtgactttatcgccgaccatctctagatgaagttttcttgtgttcttttttgtgtgtgatcttgcatttgtctcatgcatatttgtttcccctttcaaaaaaaaacttcatctagatttcttttcttttcttttttatttgttctgcattccctgcatccaattcgttgcaaatctttcagttaattccttgcaaatcctcgtgagatcttacttgtctagtgagctgaggtgacaagtgttttctctgcgatgaactcggtctcaccggtttgatgctttcggtccaaccgactcctttcggtgcaaccgaagcataccactcggtgccaccaatttcactacaggaaagacattttgccatttattcctgcattacttttgatccagctccactcagtgaatcttgtcctctacaagcatcacatttaccttagtgctttgtgttgtgactcaaggactaaacccattcacgacaaattccagaaggcccttcttggaaattgatgtcaaaggggggagagagatcacatcaaagcttaatcatatctctaggggagagaatactcaatgagagagtaatcttcaaggatcccagatgcttggcgttcaagaggagagatgccacatgtcttcttgaggggaaagacatgttcatatgtgcttatttgcattagctctgttcatttgtttctttgagctctgattttctgttccctatcttctcccagtatcccatgctagattcagggggagcgaGACATCTAAGTGAAAGAAActctttaaattcattgcacatctttacctttggggacatgtctatatcaaatgtggtacttagtactcactctacatgtcatcccagtcttggtactcttgtggtttcttttgtttgctctggccagcaagtgtatctgtgttatctaaccttattttcacaggttcattccatcctaagccaactcaagaccacaagcaagcaatgtgactaatgagttggtcatgggatgatgcactacggaacgagtaaagagactagccggtaatgagattgaactaggtatgaagataccaaagatcgaatctcgggcaagtaacataccaatgacaaagggaataacgtatgttgacattgcggttcgaccgataaagatcttcgtagaatatgtgggaaccaatatgagcatccaggttcctgctattggttattaatcgcagaggtgtctcggtcatgtctacatagttctcaaacccgtagggtccgcacgcttaacgttcgatgatgatatgtatgatatgagttatgtgttttggNNNNNNNNNNNNNNNNNNNNNNNNNNNNNNNNNNNNNNNNNNNNNNNNNNNNNNNNNNNNNNNNNNNNNNNNNNNNNNNNNNNNNNNNNNNNNNNNNNNNNNNNNNNNNNNNNNNNNNNNNNNNNNNNNNNNNNNNNNNNNNNNNNNNNNNNNNNNNNNNNNNNNNNNNNNNNNNNNNNNNNNNNNNNNNNNNNNNNNNNNNNNNNNNNNNNNNNNNNNNNNNNNNNNNNNNNNNNNNNNNNNNNNNNNNNNNNNNNNNNNNNNNNNNNNNNNNNNNNNNNNNNNNNNNNNNNNNaggggctggtgcgccccccacaaggtaggaggccgaattggacaagggttgggggctgcgccccctttccttctccctctccacctctttcccctttcccctctccgtaagaaggaaaaaaggaggagggggcgaatcctactaggagtggagtcctagtaggactcccccctccatggcgcgcccctggtggccggcctcctcccctcctcctttatatacgggggcaggagggcaccccaagggacaccaattgtttagccgtgtgcggtgcccccctccaccgtttactcctccagtcatattgtcgcagtgcttaggcgaaggcctgcgcggatcacatcaccatcatctttaccatgccgtcgtgctgacggaactcatctccttcgtacctctactggatcaagagttcgagggatgtcatcgagctgaatgtgtgcagaactcagaggtgccgtaagttcggtacttgatcggttgattcgagaagacgttcgactacatcaacaacgttaaGTTAACGCtctcgctttcggtctacgagagtacgtgggcacactcttcccctctcgttgctatacatctcctagatagatcttgcgtgagcgtagaatttttttaaaattgcatgctacgtttcccaacaccatTGGACAACCCACAAACTCCATGACGTACTCAGCCGGAAGTTTAGGTGATGAGGACGAACAATCAACTATACGTGCAAGGGGGATGGGGGGGATAAATCATACTTGAGAAGGCTGTTGCGCTAGATCTGGTGCGCATGTGTTGTCCACCTTGCCCAACCTCAACCCACCTCCTACGCCCCTCAATCCGCCTCCCCGTGCCCCTCAATTTCGCTCGCACCGCACTCTCTCGAGGCCTCGCCGCCACACACCATTCCAAGAGAGAGACCGAGAGGAAAGAGATGTAACATGTTTAGATAGGTCATGGCCTCGATCTACTGGACAACCACTTGTGGATTTGTCTCACTTTCCTCATGTCCCGTGTAGACAACCACGACCGATGCTGAGGGTCCCCTCCCTGTCGCTCGTGGATGGCATGGCAGCCATGGCGCATGAGCTCCACGTCCGAACAACGGCGACGCGAGGACACTACGAGGGCAGGCGCCGGGAGGATCGCGCATCCAGGCTCGCGAGGAGGGCAGGCGATGGGAGGATCGCGTGAATGTAGACGTTAATGGGCCGTCCCAAGTACGCCGCTGTGACGTGATGTGAAAGGTGGGCGAAAGATAGGAATGGTGGGAGtgaggcgagactaccaactgagagTTTAAAAGTAGAGATGCTCTGTTATTTGCCTAAATGTTCAATGACGATGATACATAAAAACCTATATACTTGCGCTAAGATATAGGCAAACCAAACAATATTATACCATAAGGACTTGCTAATATTTTGAAAATCCACGTTTAAATATCTTTTCCGGGGGAGATTCGCGTGCTATTTCCATAGCATCCCATGTCGGACAAATCAACACGTGATTCTAGCATACGAAGCCCTAGAGCCTTTCTAGACACGCAACCACCTATAATCGCACCGTCCGCCCAAAAACCCAACGGCCGGGATCTCCCCTCATAAGTCAGAGCCGCCCACCCTATTCCGTCCAAGAGACTGCGCGGTGGGACCAGCGGACCGGGGGACCCACATCTCAGCCACCGGGCGCGCTCCCCGCACGCCGCTTACAAGGGGCCCCCTTTGCTTCGCGATTCGAGCCTAAAGCTCGCGAGCGGCACAGCGAAGAGAGAGAAAGAGACGGGGACAGAGGAGAGAGAAACCCCAGGTCTCGCCGCCTCGCCTTCATCCGCTTTCGcctcgccgcctccgcgccgccctccgtttcgaggaggaggaggaggaggaggaggagctccagggttcgcgccgcagcggcggcggcggcgccgggtgCCTGCGCGAAGGCCTCGAGATCTCGTGGCGGCGCCGCCGGCTTTGTGTGGTGGTTGTGGTGGGTGCGGCGCCGTCTGCTCGGTGAGTTGGCTCGATCTCTCGCCGCGGCGCTTCCAATTGAGCTGCTCCGCCCCCCGAATCGAGGGTTTTGGAGGCCTCCTGCTCTTGGCGGCCGTGCAATAAACTAACCTCTCGCTTCGGGGGGTTAGGGTTAGGTTTTGGCTGAATTGTGGTGGATTTGGGTGGCCCAGGCGGCGCATTGCGCTCGCGAGCACACTGGTCTGCGTGTTCCGCCACGCAATGATGGGGAAGACGCAGAAGTTCTCCAAGGGGCACCCGCTCGGTTTTGTGCCGGACTACCGATATGGGGTGGAAACTGTGGGGGTGTCAAAGGGCCTTGGGAATCCTGCAAGAAGTGAAGCCAAGAGAAAATGCATCAACCTGAATACGGACGAGGGGGCTGATGCTCCCGGATTTAATGTGCCGCGGGTGGTCTTTGAGTTGCCGAGGATGTCGGCCTTGGATAGGAATGAGCTGGAGATGAGGCTCCGCGACGAGCTCGAGCAGGTCAGGGCCCTCCAGAGTAGGTTGTTTTCAAGAGGGGCTACGACGAGCATGAATGGTGGGACTGCGTCGGCTCCCAGAGGCGATTTCAACAGCAATAAAAAGGATGGGAAGCTCAGGAGGAGCAATTCAGTGCAGTCTGGCAGAGGATTACCGCCATCAATTGCCCAACCAGTAGTCAGCTCCATTAACTACACAGCATCGTTTAAAAAATGTCAGGAGCTTCTGAAGAACCTTATGAAGCATCGCTCTGCAAGCCCATTTGTTATGCCAGTTGATCCTGTGAAGTTGTGTATCCCTGATTATTTTGATATAGTCAAACACCCAATGGATTTGGGTACTATACAGAAAAAGCTTAATGCTGGTGTGTACCCTACACCTTGGGAGTTTGCCGCAGACATGAGGCTTACTTTTAGCAACGCTATACTTTATAACCCAGTCGGTAATGCAGTTAACATAATGGCCCAGACTATGAGCAGTGTTTTTGAACCCAGATGGAAGCCTATTGAAAAGAAGCTTCCCCGACCTGATGAGGAACTCTCTGCAATTGAGCCTTCAAAAAATGATGCAGTTGAGAAAAATATCGTTGACAATAAAGAGCCTTCTGATAGAAGGCCTTCAAATAAAGGTGCATATaagaaaaacacctttcaaaaaGAGGAGGTGGTTGCCAAGCCAGTTTTGCACCCAAAGAAGAGGAAAGCCTCTCCTTTGGTTCAGGATGCTCCAGTAGCATCAGTGATACAGATGCCTCAGGCGGCTGAGGAGGTTCCAGTGGTACAAACTGCTATGGGGATGATGACAGATGAACAAAAGGTTGCTCTAAGCGTAAGACTACAATCATATGGTGGATTCATTCCAGAACATGTAGTTGAGTTCATAAAGAGGCATGTTAATGATGATAATGATGCTGATGAAGATGAGTTGACTATTGACATGAATGCTCTCAGCGATGATACCCTGTTTGAATTACAGAAGCTTCTTGATGACTATGATAGAGTAAATCAGTCTGGAAACCCTACAAAAGATgagcctcatgaggttgaggtgggTGCTATTGTATTTGAGATTGATTTTTGTTAGGTAATTTAT
This genomic window contains:
- the LOC123159766 gene encoding transcription factor GTE9; protein product: MMGKTQKFSKGHPLGFVPDYRYGVETVGVSKGLGNPARSEAKRKCINLNTDEGADAPGFNVPRVVFELPRMSALDRNELEMRLRDELEQVRALQSRLFSRGATTSMNGGTASAPRGDFNSNKKDGKLRRSNSVQSGRGLPPSIAQPVVSSINYTASFKKCQELLKNLMKHRSASPFVMPVDPVKLCIPDYFDIVKHPMDLGTIQKKLNAGVYPTPWEFAADMRLTFSNAILYNPVGNAVNIMAQTMSSVFEPRWKPIEKKLPRPDEELSAIEPSKNDAVEKNIVDNKEPSDRRPSNKGAYKKNTFQKEEVVAKPVLHPKKRKASPLVQDAPVASVIQMPQAAEEVPVVQTAMGMMTDEQKVALSVRLQSYGGFIPEHVVEFIKRHVNDDNDADEDELTIDMNALSDDTLFELQKLLDDYDRVNQSGNPTKDEPHEVEFQSEYGLANSSMHHEGNELVEEDIDIGGNDLPPLTYPPVVFESETADRSSKLSSSSSSSSESGSSSSGSDSSSSSGSDLGAKVPPANIGAKENVLPVFSLDQENDSQDTLNIQEQCADRVPISADDEEENVSDKKYRAALLKSRFADTILKAREKALDQVKDPEKVRREREELERLQREERARLQAEAKAAEEARKRAEAVAVAEAAAEAKRQREREREAARKALQQMEKTVEINEGNLFLKDFEMLGTVTGEQNLNLVGAMSPSHMPEPLGFQLGGNPLEQLGLYMKNDDEEDEEVESADEPTVDVEEGEID